In Nicotiana tabacum cultivar K326 chromosome 21, ASM71507v2, whole genome shotgun sequence, one DNA window encodes the following:
- the LOC107762614 gene encoding pectin acetylesterase 7-like, translating to MMMVTRSFQLFVLFIFPLTIFITECAKVTQNPDVYNVTKTIVHSAVSKGAVCLDGSPPAYHFDPGFGEGVGNWLVQLSGGGWCTNVKDCLNRSKSDVGSSSYMHPQPFKGIFSKNQSANPDFYNWNKVFVRYCDGGSFTGDVEYVDPATNLHFRGARIFTAVLEELLAKGLKNAKNAILAGSSAGGYPAILYCDRFRNLLPNTSRVKCLVDSGYFVHFKNPVLGRPFESIYKGVATLQLQGSAKTLPKSCTSKMKPELCLFAENIQQDIKTPIFISMSAFDNIMTQYTLGGTIYGCIQNGTCTASQNKTFQEMRSDFLSAIPKGNNPKLRGVFIDVVHHHTSLQKQTRWSPEKPIVVHNLAAPKAFSDWYFDRNYTYLIDEHNLPLPNDA from the exons ATGATGATGGTTACAAGATCTTTTCAACTTTTTGTCTTATTTATTTTCCCTTTGACCATCTTCATAACCGAATGTGCAAAAGTAACCCAAAACCCAGATGTATACAATGTcactaaaacaatcgttcatagTGCTGTGTCGAAAGGAGCAG TGTGCTTGGATGGATCACCTCCAGCATACCATTTTGACCCAGGATTTGGAGAAGGAGTTGGAAATTGGCTTGTACAACTTTCG GGAGGAGGATGGTGCACAAACGTCAAAGATTGCCTGAATCGTTCCAAGTCCGACGTTGGTTCTTCAAGTTATATGCATCCACAACCATTTAAAGGAATTTTTAGCAAGAATCAGAGTGCAAATCCAG ATTTTTACAATTGGAATAAAGTCTTTGTTAGATACTGTGATGGTGGATCGTTCACAGGAGACGTTGAATACGTTGATCCA GCTACCAATCTTCATTTCAGAGGGGCGAGGATTTTTACTGCAGTACTGGAGGAGCTGCTAGCAAAAGGATTAAAGAACGCCAAGAAT GCCATTTTGGCTGGCAGTTCCGCAGGAGGATATCCAGCAATATTGTACTGTGATCGCTTCCGCAATTTATTGCCAAATACCTCTAGAGTGAAATGTTTGGTTGATTCTGGCTATTTTGTTCATTT CAAGAATCCTGTGCTCGGAAGACCTTTTGAATCAATATATAAAGGAGTCGCCACTCTACAA TTGCAGGGATCTGCCAAAACGTTACCCAAATCATGCACTTCAAAAATGAAACCAGAATTG TGCCTCTTCGCCGAGAACATCCAACAAGATATCAAGACACCAATTTTTATTTCCATGTCAGCATTTGATAATATCATG ACACAATATACTTTAGGAGGTACAATATATGGCTGCATTCAAAACGGGACATGCACAGCAAGTCAGAACAAAACCTTCCAAG aaatgaggtcggatttctTAAGTGCAATACCCAAAGGAAATAACCCTAAATTAAGAGGAGTTTTCATAGACGTAGTCCATCATCATACCAGCCTTCAGAAGCAGACTAGGTGGTCTCCTGAAAAACCCATCGTGGTTCATAACCTG GCCGCACCAAAGGCATTTTCTGATTGGTACTTTGATCGGAATTACACCTATTTGATAGATGAACACAACTTGCCACTCCCAAATGATGCCTAA